ACGGGGCTATACCCCCGGCGGAGCATCGCCGGTAGGGCCACTAAGGCCATGGTTACCACTGCCGCGCCGATCACCCCCACCATGGCGGCGAGAACGGTGGAAGCGGCAACGGTGGCGACCGCCAGACCGCCCGGGACCCGACCCAGCCACTTGTAGGCGACGTCAAAGATTTCCTCGATGAGCCCAGATTTTTCTAGCATGGAGGCCATGAAAATGAAGAGGGGGATGGCCGCTAGAAGGTACTGGGTCATGTTGTTCCACATGCGCTGGGGCACCAGGGCCAGGGCGTCTGGGCTCCACAGCCAGGCGATGAAGGTTACCGCAACGCCCCCAATCAGAAAGGCCAGGGGATAACCCGTGAAGAGGAGGAGGAAGAGGCTTCCGAACATCAACCAGGTGAGCGTCTCAATGGGCACGATCTTCCTCCTTTCCTAGAAGCAGGAGAAGGTCCCGAATCGCGTTAGCTAGACCCTGTAGGAGCAACAGGGCGGCACCCAGGGGGATAGCCAGCTTGAAGGGAAATATGGGGATGGCCTGGTTGGCCAGGGAAAACTCCCGGTTCTGCCAGGAAGCCAGGAAGAACTTCCAGCCATACACCACCAGGGTGCCAGCAAATAGCGTCAAAAAGACGAAGCCCAGGAGGTTGAACCAGGCCTGTCCCTTGCGGGAAAGGCGGCTATAGAAAACATCCACACCCACGTGGGCTTTTTCCTTCAGGGCGTAAGCCCCAGCAAGCACATACAGGAGGCCAAAGAGAAGCGTGGACACCTCGTGGGCCCACTGGGTGGGGGCGTTGAAGAAGTACCGCCGCACCACTTCGGCGGTAAGGATGAGAACCGCCAGCAAGGTAAGCCAGGCAGCCAACCGCCCTGTCCACAGGCTTAAGGCGTCGATGAGGTTGAGGAGGCGCAGCAGGGTTTGGATCACGGTGCAACCCTCGAGGCTAGAGGCTCAAGCCGCGGATGTCCGCATCGGTAACGTACCCTAAGGCCTTCATGTACTCCAGCTGGCTGGCAAAGGCTTCCCGAGTGTACTTGTCCTGTTTGGCCCACTTGAACCAGATGGGGATGGCCACACGGCGGAACTTGCGCACATCCACCGTGGACAGGCGAATGATCTGCACGCCCGCGGCTTTGTATTTGGGCCAGGTTTCCAGGTTTGCCTTCTGGATGCCGGCGTAGTGGATCCAGCTCCACTCGTGAACCGCTGCCTCAAAGCGCTCCTGAAGGTTCCTGGGCAGGGCGCGCCAGCGGTTGATGTTGATGGTGATATCCGCAAGGTCCACGGGCTGGTGGATGCAGGGCGTTTCGGGTGGGCCCATGATGATGTACTTGGCAACTTGGTGGAAACCCAGGTTGTAGTTCACCGCTGGGCCCACAAAGTCGGCCGCATCGATGACCCCGCGTTCCAAGGCGGGATACACCTCGCCACCCGGCAGGAGCACCGTGGCAGCCCCGGCGGCGGCGAAGATCTCGGCGATCATGCCCCCGGGCACCCTCAGCTTCACTCCCTTGAAGTCCTCGAAGCTCTTGATGGGTTTCTTGGAATGAATGAGGTTATAGTCGTGCTGGACCGGGCCCACAAAGAAGAGTCCCTGTTCCTCGTAGGCTTTGCGGGCCAGCTCTAGGCCACCCAGGCCGTAGTACCAGGTTTCCCACTGGTCAGGCCGGTCCAGGCCCAGGGGATAGGAGGAAAGGAAGGCGGTTACGGGCATCCTCCCTGCCCAGTAAAGGGTAAAGGGGTGCATGCCGTCCAAGACCCCGGTCTTGACGGCGTCGAACATGTCAAAGGTGCCCACCACTGCCCCGGCAGGGAAGGTTTGGATCTCTATTTGGCCGTCGGTGAGCTCTTTGACCCGCTCGGCGAACTTCTGGAACAGGCTATAGCCCACGGTTCCCGCGTCCCAGGCCGACTGGATGCGCCAGCGGAACCTGGGGGCCTGGGCGATGGCCAGAGGGCTAAACACCGAGCTCGCCGCAACACCGGTGGCCAGCTTGCGAATAAAGTTCCTCCGGTTCTCCTTCATGGTTCCCCTCCAGCGTAAAGCGATACAGGTACCTCTCGGAGCAGCGCGGTAGGTTGGTGACGGACTTATAGAAACACGAGTTGCGTTATTTGTCAAGCCTTGGCATGATTATTCAAGAAGTGAAATACCAAGGTCCCTGCTGGGATCCAGCGTGAAAGGTAACCGCTCCACGCCAAAGAGCGTGGAGCGGGAGATTTTACGGCGGAAGGAATTCACCCGGATGCTCAGGGCCACATCCGGGTGTACATCCGGGGGAAGGGAATCGCCTCGCGCACGTGGGCGAGGCCGCAGATCCAAGCCACGGTGCGCTCCAGGCCCAATCCGAAACCCGAGTGGGGCACGCTGCCAAAGCGCCTCAGGTCCAGATACCAGTGGTAGACCTCCTCCGGGAGGCCGAACTCTTGGATTTTCCTGCGTAGAAGCTCCAGGTCGTGGATTCTCTGGCTCCCCCCGATGATCTCCCCGTAGCCCTCGGGGGCCAGGAGGTCGTCGTTTAGGACCAGCTCCGGGTTCTCGGGGTCGGGTTCCATGTAAAAGGCCTTGATCCGGGCGGGGTAGCGCTCGATGAAGACCGGGCGGTCAAACTGGCGGCTGAGGGCGGCCTCGTGGGGGGCCCCGAAGTCCTCCCCGTAGGGCAGAGGCGGCACCTGAGGGTCCTTCTCCGCAAGCCGGTTCACCAGGGCCACCGCCTCCCGGTAGGTGAGCCGGGGGTAGTTGCCTTCTGCGGCGGGCTCGAGGGCTTTGGGATCCCGCTCCAGCATCTCCAGCTCCTTGGCCCTTCGCGTGAGAACCCGGCCCACCAGGTAGCTCACCAACTCCTCCTGCAGGGCCATGTTCTCCTCGTGGGTCATGAAGGCCACCTCGGGCTCGATCATCCAGAACTCCAGGAGGTGGCGGCGGGTTTTGCTCCTTTCCGCTCGGAAGGTGGGGCCGAAGGTGTAGACTTTGCCGAAGGCCAAGGCCCCGGCCTCGGCGTAGAGCTGGCCCGACTGGGAAAGGTAGGCCTTTTCCCCGTCGAAGAGGTCCACCTCGAAGAGGTCGGTGGTGCCCTCCACGGCGCTCGGGGTGAGGATGGGGGCGTCAAACCGCAGGAAACCCCGCTCGGCGAAGAAATCGTGGATGGCCCTTTCCAGTTCGTCCCGGATGCGCATCACCGCGAAGGGGCGGCGGTGGCGGAGCCACAGGTGGCGGTGGTCCATGAGGAAGTCGATGCCGTGCTCCTTGGGACCGATGGGATACTCCCCGTGGGGAAGGCTCACCACCTCGAGGTTCCGCACTGAAAGCTCAAAGCCCCCGGGGGCCCTCTCGTCCCGCCGCACCAGGCCATGGACCTTCAGGGCGGTTTCCTGGGGCAGGTGATCCGTCTGCTCAAAGACCTCCTCCGGTACCTCCCCCTTGAAGAGGGTGGCCTGCAGGAATCCCGTGCCGTCCCGGAGGATAAGGAAGTGGATCTTGCCCTTGGAGCGCCTTTGGTAGAGCCAGCCCCTGAGCTCCACCTCCTGGCCCTCGTATTTGGCGATCTCATCAATAAAGACCCGCATACCCTTCTATCCTAAGGGGCCTCGAGGCGTTTACCTGGCATTTACCTCTGTTCCCTACCCTGGGCATGGGAGGTGAAGGTATGAGCAAGCAGTGGCTGGTTGGGTTGTTGGTAGCGGCCTTAGGTGCTTGGGGTCTTGCCGAGCAAGAGCGGGGGGTTTGGGCTGAGGTCTATGCCCAGGGCCGGCTGGTGGTCCAGGGGAAATTGGATCAGGCTACCTCCTCTCAAACTAAGGCCCAGGGAGAGGTGAGGCTCCACTTGGAGGGAAGGGTTTACGCCTTTGCCCTGGCCCAGATGGGCAAGACCTTGGGGGAAACGAGGGTTTGGCTGAACGGACAGGCAACGGCTTTAGCCCAGGTGGCCACGGAGCTTCGCATGGCCCTGGAGGGCAAGAAGGAGCTGGCCGTCTTCTGGAAGGAGGGCCGGGTGGTGGGCCTGGTGGAGGTGAACCCCAATGCCCGGGTGTCCGCCGAGGGAGCAACCCAGGTGACCTTGATCCTGAACGGCCAGGAGCGAACCCTGCAGGTTCACCATGCAGGGAGCACCTTGGTGGACGTGAGCGTCAGCGTGGAGGGGCAGGTGCGGAGCCTGTTGGAGGTGGCCCGGGGAAGCCAGGCGAGGCAAGGCTCGCAGGGCCAGGGTTCCAGTGGGATAGAGGGTAGTGGCCAAGGAGGGGTGAACCTGAGGATCGGGATTGGGATCGGCGGGGGAAGGTAAGGGACGTTTCCCCGGCCCCCCTTGACCTCGAGGGGGGCCGGGCCTTGGAATAGGGGAAGGCGTGCGCATCCTGGTGGTGGAGGACGAACCGGACATCGCCGAGCCCGTAACCCTGCTTTTGTCCCGGGAAGGGTATGAGGTAGCCTGGGCCCCCAACCTGGATTCGGCGTGGGAGGAGTTTTTGGCTGCCGAACCCGCTTTGCTGGTTTTGGACGTGATGTTGCCCGAAGGGGAGGATGCGGGGTTTACCTTTGCCCGTCAGGTGCGCGAGGGAGGGTATTCCGGCTCCATCCTCTTTCTCACAGCCCGGGATTCCCTGGAGGACCGGGTAGCCGGGCTAGACCTCGGAGGGGATGACTACCTGGTCAAGCCTTTCGCCCTGGAAGAGCTTCTCGCCCGGGTTCGGGCCCTTCTCCGCCGGGGAGCCCAGCACAAGGGGGGCCGTTTCCAGCGGGGGGATCTCGTGGTGGATCTGGTGGCGCGGAAGGCGTACTGGAAGGGAGAGGAGATCGGCCTGACCCTCAAGGAGTTTGCTTTGCTAGAGACCCTGTGCCTAAACCCCGATCGCCTTTTCACCCCCGAGGAGCTGGCCGATCGCTTGTTCCCGGGCCGGGATACGGCGGTAAGAATGGTGCGGATCTACATTCACCGCCTAAGGCAAAAACTCGCCCCAGAAGTGGTGCGCACGGGGGCAGGAGGGTATGGCCTGGGGCTTCCGGAATAGGCTGCTCCTCGGGGTGGGGGTAGCGGTGGGAATCTCCGCCCTGGCCCAGCTGGGCCTGGGGTACTGGGTTTTGTTGCGCGCCGCTGAGGCAACGGTCCAAAGGGAGCTTCTGGTCTTTGCCCAAAGCCTTTATCAGGCTCTGGATTTTACCGGGCCCCTGCCCGCCCTTAAACCGGAGGGTTATAGCTTCCTCCTCCCCTTCTCCAGGGGTAGGGCGCGGGTAACGAGGGAGGGGCGAATCTACCTCAGCTATGGCGGTCCCTTTCCGGTTCCTTCCCCCTTAGGGGAGCACCGAGCGGAAAGGGGTTGGATGACCCAAGCCTGGGCCTTGCCCCAAGGGTACGCCCTGGAGGTGGCCCTTCCCGCCCCCAGTTTGGGGTATGCCCTCGGTGCGAGCCTTTTGGCCTTTCCCTTGGCCCTGGCCTTGGCCTTGGGGATCACCTTCCTGCTTCTCAAGGGTCTCCTCCGCCCTCTTGGGGAGTTGGCCCGGGCGACGGAGGCCCTTTCCCAGGAGCGCTTTCCCGAACCCGTGCCGGTTCCCACGGGGGAGGACGAGCTTGTCACCCTGGCCAGGAGTTTTAATCGCATGGTGGAGGCAGTGAGGGCTTTTTTGGAAAGGGAGCGCACCTTTACCCGGCATGCGGCCCATGAGTTACGGACGCCGGTGGCGGCTTTGCGTAGCCAACTGGAGGCCTTGGAGCGGGGTCTGGTATCGCAGGAGCAGGCCCTTCCCCGCCTGAAGGCGCAGGTTTCCCGCCTCGAGGGTCTGCTGAGGGACCTGCTGGCCTTGGCTCGGGGCGAGATGACCCGGGAGCGGGTGGGGTTGAAGGCCTTGTTGGAGGAGCTGGGGCGGGAATGGCCGGGTTTGGTTTTGAAGGTGGAGACGGAAGGGAAGGTATGGGGGCCTCCCGATCTTCTGCGCCAGGTGGTGGCGAACCTGTTGACCAATGCTTTTCGGCACGGCAGTCCCCCTGTGGAGGTGGGGTTAAGGGAGGAAGGGGAATGGCTGGTCCTTAGCGTGCGCGACCATGGTCCCGGGGTTCCGGAGGCCCGGATACCTGCGCTCGGTACCCCCTTTCACAAGGGACCCTCTTCTTCCGGTTCGGGCCTAGGCTTGGCCTTGGTGCGCCACACCGTGGAGCGGTTGGGTGGAAGGGTCCAGTGGGGAAACGCCCACCCCGGTTGGCGGGTGGTCCTATGGTTGCCCAAGGAGGTTTCATAAACCGCCGGATAGCGGTGCTGGGGCTTTTGCTCCTGGGGTGGGGGTTGGCCCTGGAACTACCCCCCTTGCCCCTTCCCCCCGTGCCCCTCCCCAAGCCTCCCGTCCTGCCCCCCCCGGTTACCCCATCCCCTTCCGACCAGGGCCTGCAGCGTTTCTACGGTCAGGTCACCCTTAGCGATGGGCAGGCGCTCTTGGTGGGTGGCGTTCCCCTCCTTGGTTCCTCCCCCTGGATGACCCTTTTGGTTCCCGGCATGGTGGTGGAAGTGGAGGGAAGTTGGGAGGGAATGGGGTTTCGCCTCCGGGAGTTGCGCATTGTGGCCCCGGCGCGCTTCTCGTATTACCGGGGCCCGGGGGCCGTGGTGGGCCAAGGGGGCTACCGGGCCCTGGAGCTTTGGACGGTGGAGGAAGGGAACAGCGTGCGGACCCTGGCCCTAAGAACTGCTCCAGAAGGAGCCGGCGTTTACCTGGTGGCGTACTGGGATGGGCAGCGCTTCTTGGCTCTGCCCCCCGGGCTCCGGCCCCCTGCCCCCGGCTTGGCTCCAGGCTGGGTGGAAGGGACCGGCGTTTATCGGGATGGGCGGGTGGTATGGGTGCGGTTTAGGCCATTCCCTTAAGGCGTTTGGCTGGGTAATAGGCTGGCAAGAGCCTCCGCCAAACCGCACGCCTCCACGGGAGCCACCACCCGTTGGGCCACCTTCTTGACCCGGGGCGAAGCGTTCCCCATGGCGATGCCCAGGCCTACTCCTTGGATGAGTTCCAGGTCGTTTTCCCCGTCCCCCACCATGGCGCATTGGGCCAGGGTCAGGCCGTAGCTTTCCGCCACAAAGCGGGCGGCCGAGAGCTTGCTCACCCCCCGCTTGGTCAGGGAGACGAAGCGCACCCCGGGCATCCTGGGGCTTTCCGCCACGTGGGCCTGGAGTTCCTGGGGCAAGGGGTCCATGAGGGCGCCCAGGGGAGCGTGAACCTCGGCCAGCACCTGGAGGCGGACCAAAGGGGTAGGAAGCCTTAGCAGGTCCGCTTCCTCGGCCACCACGCCTAGGAGTTCCTGGTGGGCCTTGAGGAGGGGGCTATCCCCCTCTATGAAGAAGCCCCCGTCGGCGGTATAGCCCTCGAGGGGAAGCCCGAGCCTGCGGGCCAGGCGGATGGCTTCCCGGGCCGCCTCCTGGGGCAGGGCTTCCACCAGGAGGGGATGGGTGGGAGGGGAGTGGGGATCACGGGAAAACGCCAGGACCACTGCCCCCGACTCGAACACGTGGAGGCCCATGGGGTCCAGCCTGCGGGCGTAGGCCAGGGCGTGCCCCCGGCCCGGCCGGCCGGTGATAAGGCTTAGGCGGATGCCTTTGGCCCTTAAGGCTTCCACCGCTGGCCACACGCACTCGGGCACCCCCTCCTTGCCCACCAGGGTGCCGTCCACGTCCACGAAGACCAGCCGCACCATCAAACTTCCCCAGCGGATACCTGGACCGCCTCCCCCCCGATCTGCACCCCGTAGGGTTGGCCCGTGGGGCTGTACTCCACCACCACCTCCACCACCCCCGGGTTGCCCAGGCGGTGGCCCTGGTAGATGGTGAGGGCTACCCGGCCTTCCCGCCTGGGCACCACCCCTGCCCGGGCCAGGAGGGCGCCCAGGGCGGCGTTGGCGGAGCCCGTCACCGGGTCTTCGGGTATGCCCAGGATGGGGGCAAAGTCCCGGGCGTAGAAGCTCCTTGGGCCCATGGGGGCGTAGGCATGGACGGTGGCCACCTCCAGCTGGTGGGAAAGTTCGGCCAGGGTCTTCATCTCTGGCTCCAGGGCATCCACCACCCCGGGGGCGATAAGGGGGACGAAGAGGCTCCAAAGCCCGGTGTAGGCGATGCCGTAAGGCAGGCCGCGGTGCAGGTAACGCTCATCCGAGCCCAGGGCCTCGAGGACCTCCTTGAGCACCTGGTAAGGGGGAAGATCCCGGAACCTCGGGGCAGGACCCCTCACCAAGGCCTTGCGGGGTTCTCCGGCCTCGTACAGGATCTCCACCGGCAGGGCCTCCGTGGGGGTGTGCAGGAAAAGCCGCTTGGTGCCCTCGGGAGCTAGGCCCAGGCGCACCAGGGTAAGGCCCAGGGCTATGGCGGCGTGGCCGGAGAACTCCACCTCTCCCGAAGGGGTGAAGAAGCGCACGGCGAACAGGGTCCCTTGCTTTTCCGTTACGAAGGCGGTTTCCGGTTCGCCCAGGCGCCGGGCTAGGCTTCGCATTTCTTCTAGGCCCATGCCCCGGGCGTCCAGCACGATGGCCACCCGGTTCCCGGCCCCCGGGGTGGAGGCAAAGGCGTCCACGATCACGTAGGGAATCCTAGCCATGGGCGATCACCCTGAGGCCGAGTTCCCGAAGCTGTTCTTCGGACACCGGGCTTGGGGCTCCGGTGAGGGGATCCCTACCCTCCTTGTTCTTGGGGAAGGCGATGACCTCGCGGATGGAGGAGCTGGCCGTCATGAGGGCCAGGAGGCGGTCCAGGCCCCAGGCGATGCCGCCGTGGGGTGGGGCCCCGTAGGCCAGGGCCTCTAGGAAGAAACCAAACTTTTCCCGCTGCTCTTCCTCCCCGATGCCCAGCACCTGGAACATCTTGGCCTGAAGAGCGGGGTCGTGGATGCGGATGGATCCGCCCCCCACCTCGGTGCCGTTCAGCACCAGGTCGTAGGCCAAGGCCCGCACCTTCCCAGGATCGGTGTCCAAGAGGGGTAGGTCCTCGGGATGGGGGCTGGTAAAGGGATGGTGCATGTAGGTGTACTGGCCCCTTTCCTCGTCCCACTCCAAAAGGGGGAAGTCCACCACCCAGAGGAACCGGAAGCCTTCCCTAGGGAGGTTTAAGACCTCCGCCAGCTTAAGCCGCACCTGCCCCAAGGCGGTGGCCGCTATCTTGGCGGGCCCGGCCACGAAGAGGAGGGTGTCCCCCGGACCGGCTTCCGTGGCCTCCAGGAGGCTTTGCCGCACGGGCTCGAGAAACCTGGCGATCCCGCCTGCGAATCCTCCCTCCTCTACCCGGGCAAAGGCCAGGCCCTTGGCCCCGTAGCGTTTGGCCAGCTCCTCTAGGTCGGCGATCTCCTTGCGGGAAAGGGCCTTGGGCACCGCCAGGGCCTTTACCCTTTCCGCTTCCCGGAAAACCTGAAAGGCGCTTTCCCGGAAGAGGTGCCCCACCTCCTTGAGCTCCAGGCCGAAGCGGGTGTCGGGTTTATCCGAGCCGAAGCGTTCCAGAGCTTCCTGGTAGGTGAGGCGGGGGAAGGGGAGGGGAAGCTCCACGCCCAGGGCTTCCCGAAACACGTGGGCCATGAGCCTTTCGTTAAGCTCCAGGATATCCTCTACTTCCACGAAGCTCATCTCCAGGTCCACCTGGGTGAAGTCGGGCTGGCGGTCGGCCCGGAGGTCCTCGTCGCGGAAGCAGCGGGCGATTTGGAAGTAGCGGTCAAAACCCGCCACCATGAGCATTTGCTTGAAGAGTTGCGGCGACTGGGGGAGGGCGTAGAAGAGGCCAGGTTGCTGGCGGTAGGGCACCAGGAAATCCCGGGCCCCTTCCGGGGTGCTTTTGGTCAGGAAGGGGGTTTCCACCTGGATGAAACCCTCCCGGTCCAGGAAGTCCCAGATGGCCTTGATGACCCGATGGCGGAGGCGCAGGTTTTCCTGCATTTTCCTCCGGCGTAGGTCCAGGTAGCGGTACCTGAGCCTGAGCTCTTCGGAAACCTCCTTTTCCTCCTCTCCCCGCCAGCCGGCGTCCACGGGGAAGGGGGGTGTTTTGGCCTCGGAGAGGACCTCGAGGGAGGTGAGGGCCACCTCCACCTTTCCGGTGGGCAGACGGGGGTTGGGCTCCGGGCGTAGGCGCACGGTGCCCCTGGCCCGCACCACCCACTCCGAGCGGACTCGCTCCGCTTCCTTATAGGCGGGGCTTTCCGGGTGGGCCACCAGCTGGACCAAACCCTCGCGGTCGCGGAGGTCCAGGAAGATGAGCCCCCCCAGGTCCCGGCGGCGGTTTATCCACCCCTCGAGGACCACCTCCTCCCCCACGTGTTCTTCCCTTAGGCTTCCGGCGAAGTGGGTGCGCCGCATAATCCCCCAAATCTTAACGGATTCTCAGGCCAGGGCGGAAAGAAGGAAGCCCAACGCTTCCGTCTGGGGTAAACGAACCTGCTCCCCCGTGGAAAGCCGCTTTAGGGTGACCTCCCCCATTCTAAGCTCGTCCTCCCCCAGAAAGCCAGCAAAGGAAGCGCCTCGTTTCAAGGCTTCCTCCACGCCTTTGCCCGGCTTCTTGGGGGTAAGGGCGTATTCCACCCGCAGGCGAGGCCTCAGCCTCTCTGCCAGGTAGAAGGCCTCGGCCACGGCGGCTTCCGTGAGGGGGATGAGGTAGAGGTCTGGGCCCCTTTCCTCGGGAAGGTCAAACCCTTCCGCCTCGAGGGCCAGGGCCACCCTCTCCACCCCGAAGGCGAAACCCACCCCGGGTACCCTCGGCCCCCCCAGGAGCTCAGATAGGCCGTCGTACCTTCCCCCACCCCCCAAGGCGCTTTGTGCCCCGATCTCCGCGTGGTGCACCTCGAAGGCGGTACGCACGTAGTAATCCAGGCCCCGCACCAGGGTGGGGTCCAGTTCGTAGGGCACGGAAAGCCTTTCTAGGTGGCGTTCTACCGCCTTCAGATGGGTTCTGGCTTCCTGCCCCAGGAAGTCCAGCATGGGCCGGATGCGGAGCTCCTTGAGGAGGGCCTGGTCTTGCTCGCTCTTAGAGTCTAGGATACGCATGGGGTTAAGTTCCAGGCGCTCCTGGGAGTCCTGGGAGAGGGCCTCCCGGTGGGGGGAGAGGACCTCCCGTAGGTAGGCGTTGTAGCGGGCCCGGTCCTCGGGGTCCCCCACGGAGGAGAGCTTGACGGTGAGGTGCCTCAAGCCGAGCTCCTTAAGGCTTTCATACAGGAGCGCCACGGCTTCCGCATCCAGGATGGGGCTTTCCGAGCCCAGGGCCTCGTAGTTCACCTGGTGGAACTGGCGGTAGCGTCCCTTCTGGGGGCGCTCCGCCCGGAACATGGGCCCCGCCATCCAGAGCCTCACGGGCTGGGGCCAGACCTTCATCCCGTGTTCCAGATAGGCCCGCACCATGGCAGCGGTGCCCTCAGGGCGCAGGGTGAGGGAGCGCCCACCCCGGTCCTGGAAGGTGAACATCTCCTTCCTGACGATGTCGGTGGAGATCCCCACCCCTTTCTCGAAGACCTGGGTTTCCTCAAACACTGGGGTGATGAGCTCCAAAGCCCCTGCTGCCTCCAGCACCCGGCGGGCGGTGGCCACGATGTGCTGGTGGAGCCTTAGCTCTTTGCCGAAAAGATCCTTGGTGCCGCGCACGGCCATACCCCTTCACTTTACCCGAGGGCGAAGGCTATACTGCAGCCATGTCCTCCAGGGGTTCCGTGCGGGGGTTTTTGGTATTCCTCTACCTCCTCCTCACCCTCGCCGCCTCCACCGGGGTGGCCCTGCAGACGTACCTTATGCAGGTACGGAACCCTGGCCTCCGGACGGATCTCTGCCAGGCTCCGGGGGAAGAGAGGGAGGTGGACCACTCCCCCTTCTGTGGCCTGCAGGTCTCTCCAGGTTTGCCCCCCATAGGGGAGGTGGTGCCTCCTACCCTGGTGCGGGTGGTGCGCGCCAGGGTTGCCCCCGTGTCCGGCTATCCGGAACCCCAGGGAGGGGCTTTTTCTTCCCGCTCCCCTCCTTTTGCCCCCGGGATCTTCGCTTGAGTTAGACGAGGGCTCCTTGGGCGAAAGGGGGGTGGAATCTTGGAAGCAGTGGTGTACACGGAGAGTTTGCAGCTTTACGCCCTGGTGCACGGGGCGCTTAGCCCAGCGGGTTGGAAGGTGTACTGGAAGGAAGGCCGTGGCCTGGCCCTGGCGGGGCTGGACCAGATGGAAAAGGGGGAGGTGCTCCTTTGGGTTACCCCTTGGGGGCTTAGGGCCTATGCCCCTTTGGGCATGATCTTTCTCACCCGTCGGGACGATCCCAGGACCTTGGCTTTGGGCCTTGGGGGACGGGTGGGCCTACGGCTCCTTCCGGGGGAAAAGGCAGTGTTGTGGGCGGTGGGAAACGGAATTCCCCCGAGGGTGGGGGCCTTGGCCCGGGCCCTGGGGTTTTCCCGGGACCGGGCCCGCTTTTTCCTGAAGGGGGTTACCAATAAGTTTGGCCTGGGGGAGGAAGGGTTAGTCCACCTAGCCCGGCATCAGGTGAAGGTAATGGGGCTTAAGGACCACCTGGAGCCTCTGCCCGGGGTGCAGGTTCAACCGGGCTTGGACGTGCCTGGGGAGCAGGATCTGCAGGCGGATGGATCCCTGGAACACACCCCGGTAGGCGAGGCCTTCCGGATGAAGGCTTACCAGCACGCCATCTAGGATGTTTTCTGGGGGTGGGGGCCGGTCCTGGCGCACCACGATGACCTCCTCGGCCCGGATGCCCACCCAGGCGGTGTCCCCGGGCCGGGCCCAGGAAGGGAGGGAAAGGCGGAGGTGGACCCCGTTGACCTCCACGCCCCCAGGTTCTATGCGGGCCGGGAATAGGTTTTCGTAGCCGAGCAGCCTGGCCACCAGGAGCT
This sequence is a window from Thermus antranikianii DSM 12462. Protein-coding genes within it:
- a CDS encoding TRAP transporter small permease subunit, producing MQTLLRLLNLIDALSLWTGRLAAWLTLLAVLILTAEVVRRYFFNAPTQWAHEVSTLLFGLLYVLAGAYALKEKAHVGVDVFYSRLSRKGQAWFNLLGFVFLTLFAGTLVVYGWKFFLASWQNREFSLANQAIPIFPFKLAIPLGAALLLLQGLANAIRDLLLLLGKEEDRAH
- the dctP gene encoding TRAP transporter substrate-binding protein DctP, which codes for MKENRRNFIRKLATGVAASSVFSPLAIAQAPRFRWRIQSAWDAGTVGYSLFQKFAERVKELTDGQIEIQTFPAGAVVGTFDMFDAVKTGVLDGMHPFTLYWAGRMPVTAFLSSYPLGLDRPDQWETWYYGLGGLELARKAYEEQGLFFVGPVQHDYNLIHSKKPIKSFEDFKGVKLRVPGGMIAEIFAAAGAATVLLPGGEVYPALERGVIDAADFVGPAVNYNLGFHQVAKYIIMGPPETPCIHQPVDLADITININRWRALPRNLQERFEAAVHEWSWIHYAGIQKANLETWPKYKAAGVQIIRLSTVDVRKFRRVAIPIWFKWAKQDKYTREAFASQLEYMKALGYVTDADIRGLSL
- the asnS gene encoding asparagine--tRNA ligase; translation: MRVFIDEIAKYEGQEVELRGWLYQRRSKGKIHFLILRDGTGFLQATLFKGEVPEEVFEQTDHLPQETALKVHGLVRRDERAPGGFELSVRNLEVVSLPHGEYPIGPKEHGIDFLMDHRHLWLRHRRPFAVMRIRDELERAIHDFFAERGFLRFDAPILTPSAVEGTTDLFEVDLFDGEKAYLSQSGQLYAEAGALAFGKVYTFGPTFRAERSKTRRHLLEFWMIEPEVAFMTHEENMALQEELVSYLVGRVLTRRAKELEMLERDPKALEPAAEGNYPRLTYREAVALVNRLAEKDPQVPPLPYGEDFGAPHEAALSRQFDRPVFIERYPARIKAFYMEPDPENPELVLNDDLLAPEGYGEIIGGSQRIHDLELLRRKIQEFGLPEEVYHWYLDLRRFGSVPHSGFGLGLERTVAWICGLAHVREAIPFPRMYTRMWP
- a CDS encoding response regulator transcription factor, with the protein product MRILVVEDEPDIAEPVTLLLSREGYEVAWAPNLDSAWEEFLAAEPALLVLDVMLPEGEDAGFTFARQVREGGYSGSILFLTARDSLEDRVAGLDLGGDDYLVKPFALEELLARVRALLRRGAQHKGGRFQRGDLVVDLVARKAYWKGEEIGLTLKEFALLETLCLNPDRLFTPEELADRLFPGRDTAVRMVRIYIHRLRQKLAPEVVRTGAGGYGLGLPE
- a CDS encoding sensor histidine kinase, which translates into the protein MAWGFRNRLLLGVGVAVGISALAQLGLGYWVLLRAAEATVQRELLVFAQSLYQALDFTGPLPALKPEGYSFLLPFSRGRARVTREGRIYLSYGGPFPVPSPLGEHRAERGWMTQAWALPQGYALEVALPAPSLGYALGASLLAFPLALALALGITFLLLKGLLRPLGELARATEALSQERFPEPVPVPTGEDELVTLARSFNRMVEAVRAFLERERTFTRHAAHELRTPVAALRSQLEALERGLVSQEQALPRLKAQVSRLEGLLRDLLALARGEMTRERVGLKALLEELGREWPGLVLKVETEGKVWGPPDLLRQVVANLLTNAFRHGSPPVEVGLREEGEWLVLSVRDHGPGVPEARIPALGTPFHKGPSSSGSGLGLALVRHTVERLGGRVQWGNAHPGWRVVLWLPKEVS
- a CDS encoding HAD family hydrolase, whose translation is MVRLVFVDVDGTLVGKEGVPECVWPAVEALRAKGIRLSLITGRPGRGHALAYARRLDPMGLHVFESGAVVLAFSRDPHSPPTHPLLVEALPQEAAREAIRLARRLGLPLEGYTADGGFFIEGDSPLLKAHQELLGVVAEEADLLRLPTPLVRLQVLAEVHAPLGALMDPLPQELQAHVAESPRMPGVRFVSLTKRGVSKLSAARFVAESYGLTLAQCAMVGDGENDLELIQGVGLGIAMGNASPRVKKVAQRVVAPVEACGLAEALASLLPSQTP
- a CDS encoding PhzF family phenazine biosynthesis protein produces the protein MARIPYVIVDAFASTPGAGNRVAIVLDARGMGLEEMRSLARRLGEPETAFVTEKQGTLFAVRFFTPSGEVEFSGHAAIALGLTLVRLGLAPEGTKRLFLHTPTEALPVEILYEAGEPRKALVRGPAPRFRDLPPYQVLKEVLEALGSDERYLHRGLPYGIAYTGLWSLFVPLIAPGVVDALEPEMKTLAELSHQLEVATVHAYAPMGPRSFYARDFAPILGIPEDPVTGSANAALGALLARAGVVPRREGRVALTIYQGHRLGNPGVVEVVVEYSPTGQPYGVQIGGEAVQVSAGEV
- the aspS gene encoding aspartate--tRNA ligase, whose amino-acid sequence is MRRTHFAGSLREEHVGEEVVLEGWINRRRDLGGLIFLDLRDREGLVQLVAHPESPAYKEAERVRSEWVVRARGTVRLRPEPNPRLPTGKVEVALTSLEVLSEAKTPPFPVDAGWRGEEEKEVSEELRLRYRYLDLRRRKMQENLRLRHRVIKAIWDFLDREGFIQVETPFLTKSTPEGARDFLVPYRQQPGLFYALPQSPQLFKQMLMVAGFDRYFQIARCFRDEDLRADRQPDFTQVDLEMSFVEVEDILELNERLMAHVFREALGVELPLPFPRLTYQEALERFGSDKPDTRFGLELKEVGHLFRESAFQVFREAERVKALAVPKALSRKEIADLEELAKRYGAKGLAFARVEEGGFAGGIARFLEPVRQSLLEATEAGPGDTLLFVAGPAKIAATALGQVRLKLAEVLNLPREGFRFLWVVDFPLLEWDEERGQYTYMHHPFTSPHPEDLPLLDTDPGKVRALAYDLVLNGTEVGGGSIRIHDPALQAKMFQVLGIGEEEQREKFGFFLEALAYGAPPHGGIAWGLDRLLALMTASSSIREVIAFPKNKEGRDPLTGAPSPVSEEQLRELGLRVIAHG